In Aquimarina sp. TRL1, a single window of DNA contains:
- a CDS encoding GH3 auxin-responsive promoter family protein, which yields MASLKAVGAKVFAKRIRKKINNWSSNPVETQKKVFDHLIKKGKKTVFGKDHNFDAIKSYEDFRLQVPIRDYEQLRSYVDRMVDGEKDILWPGKPLYYAKTSGTTSGAKYIPLTKESMPTHIRAARNAILCYIAESGRADFVDGKMIFLQGSPELQDKNGVKLGRLSGIVAHYVPKYLQKNRMPSWETNCIEDWEQKVDAIIEETVNEDMTVISGIPPWVQMYFEKLHQKTNQSIGTLFKNFELFIYGGVNYEPYRATFENLIGRSVPSIELYPASEGFFAFQDSQHEKGMLLQLDSGIFYEFVKAEEFFEENPKRITIAEVEKGINYVMLISTTAGLWSYNIGDTVIFTNTSPYRVIVSGRIKHFISAFGEHVIGKEVEQAMKEGAEMTGARINEFTVAPQVNTDSGELPYHQWFIEFNETPSDLEVFAEKIDDALRKQNTYYNDLIEGNILRRLKITPVPKDGFTKYMKSIGKLGGQNKLPRLSNDRKIADALTAILDK from the coding sequence ATGGCATCATTAAAAGCTGTAGGAGCAAAAGTTTTTGCAAAACGCATTCGTAAAAAAATAAATAACTGGTCTTCCAATCCTGTAGAAACACAGAAGAAAGTATTTGATCACCTGATCAAAAAAGGAAAGAAAACAGTATTTGGAAAAGATCACAATTTTGATGCAATTAAGTCCTATGAAGATTTTCGTCTTCAGGTTCCCATAAGAGATTATGAACAGCTACGAAGTTATGTAGATAGAATGGTCGATGGAGAAAAAGATATACTCTGGCCAGGAAAACCATTGTATTATGCTAAAACATCAGGAACGACCAGTGGCGCAAAATATATTCCTTTGACCAAAGAATCTATGCCTACTCATATTCGGGCAGCGAGAAATGCAATATTGTGCTATATAGCAGAAAGTGGTCGAGCAGATTTTGTCGACGGTAAAATGATTTTTCTACAGGGAAGTCCGGAGCTACAGGATAAAAATGGAGTAAAGTTAGGACGCTTATCAGGGATCGTAGCTCATTATGTACCCAAGTACCTTCAGAAAAATAGAATGCCGAGCTGGGAGACTAATTGTATAGAAGATTGGGAACAAAAAGTAGACGCTATTATAGAAGAAACAGTGAATGAAGATATGACTGTAATCAGCGGAATCCCCCCCTGGGTTCAGATGTATTTTGAAAAATTGCATCAAAAAACGAACCAATCAATAGGAACGCTTTTTAAGAATTTTGAACTCTTCATCTATGGAGGAGTTAATTATGAACCCTATCGGGCAACTTTCGAAAATTTGATAGGAAGAAGTGTTCCAAGTATAGAATTGTATCCGGCCTCTGAAGGTTTTTTTGCATTTCAGGATTCTCAACATGAAAAAGGAATGCTGTTGCAATTAGATTCCGGGATATTCTATGAATTTGTAAAAGCAGAAGAATTTTTTGAAGAAAACCCGAAACGAATAACAATTGCAGAGGTAGAAAAGGGTATTAATTATGTAATGTTGATTTCTACTACAGCAGGGTTGTGGTCTTATAACATAGGAGATACTGTTATTTTTACAAATACATCCCCATACAGAGTGATTGTTTCAGGAAGAATCAAGCATTTTATTTCTGCATTTGGAGAACATGTAATTGGCAAAGAGGTGGAGCAAGCAATGAAAGAAGGAGCAGAAATGACTGGAGCAAGGATTAATGAATTTACAGTTGCTCCTCAGGTGAATACAGACTCAGGAGAACTCCCGTATCATCAGTGGTTTATAGAATTTAATGAGACACCATCAGATCTGGAGGTATTTGCAGAAAAAATTGATGATGCGCTTAGAAAACAAAATACCTACTATAATGACTTAATAGAAGGAAATATTCTGAGAAGATTAAAAATTACACCCGTTCCTAAAGATGGTTTTACCAAGTATATGAAATCTATAGGAAAATTAGGAGGACAGAATAAGCTTCCGAGATTATCTAATGATCGAAAGATCGCAGATGCATTGACTGCAATACTAGATAAATAA
- the rfbB gene encoding dTDP-glucose 4,6-dehydratase, whose product MLKETILVTGGAGFIGSNFLNYKAKKEGATLINLDKLTYAADTRNIEVEGGDYVFIEGDICDLELIKKLFSTYKINKVVHFAAESHVDNSIHSPGAFIDTNIVGTFNLLQAAYEYWMEGPNTYKPEFATARFLHVSTDEVYGTLGKEGLFTETTPYAPNSPYSASKASSDMLVRSYFHTYGLPVVTTNCSNNYGPRQHDEKLIPTIIRKALAEEPIPIYGDGKNIRDWLYVLDHCKGIELALEKGTLGETYNIGGKNERENIYIATKICDLLDEIRPRINKEKYTSLITYVSDRPGHDFRYAIDASKIEQELGWNAEENFESGIEKTIHWYINKYTIPNEPV is encoded by the coding sequence ATTTTGAAAGAAACAATATTAGTTACCGGAGGAGCAGGATTCATTGGTTCCAATTTTTTGAACTACAAAGCAAAAAAAGAAGGAGCGACATTAATTAATTTAGATAAACTTACATACGCAGCTGATACACGTAATATAGAAGTAGAGGGTGGAGATTACGTGTTTATAGAAGGAGACATCTGTGATTTAGAGTTGATCAAAAAGTTGTTTTCTACATATAAGATTAACAAAGTAGTACATTTTGCCGCGGAGTCTCATGTAGATAATTCTATTCATAGCCCGGGAGCTTTTATCGATACTAATATAGTAGGAACATTTAATTTGTTACAAGCAGCATATGAATACTGGATGGAGGGACCAAATACGTATAAACCAGAATTTGCTACTGCCCGTTTTTTGCATGTTTCTACCGATGAGGTTTATGGAACCTTAGGAAAAGAAGGGCTGTTTACAGAAACAACTCCTTATGCGCCCAATAGTCCTTATAGTGCTTCAAAAGCCTCTTCAGATATGTTAGTGAGAAGTTATTTTCATACATATGGGCTCCCTGTAGTAACAACGAATTGTTCTAATAATTATGGACCGCGACAGCACGATGAAAAACTCATTCCTACAATTATCAGAAAAGCACTGGCGGAGGAACCAATTCCAATTTATGGAGATGGAAAAAATATTAGAGACTGGTTATATGTATTGGATCATTGCAAAGGAATTGAATTAGCCTTAGAAAAAGGAACACTTGGAGAGACATATAATATCGGAGGGAAAAATGAACGAGAAAATATCTACATCGCTACTAAGATATGCGATCTTTTAGATGAGATACGACCAAGGATCAATAAAGAGAAATATACCTCTTTGATTACGTATGTTTCTGATAGACCGGGTCATGATTTTAGATATGCTATAGATGCTTCAAAAATTGAACAAGAGTTAGGGTGGAATGCGGAAGAAAATTTTGAATCAGGTATTGAGAAAACAATTCATTGGTATATAAATAAATATACTATTCCAAATGAGCCGGTATAA
- the rfbA gene encoding glucose-1-phosphate thymidylyltransferase RfbA has product MKGIVLAGGAGTRLHPLTLAISKQLMPVYDKPMIYYPIATLLSAGIREILIISTPQDVPLFKKLLGDGSTYGCRFEYEVQEKPNGLAEAFIIGEEFIGKDKVALILGDNIFYGSGLDRLLESNNDPEGGIIYAYHVQDPERYGVVEFDTNGKAISIEEKPLKPKSNYAVPGIYFYDNDVVQIAKSIKPSNRGELEITDVNNVYLEKGKLQVSILDKGTAWLDTGTFNSLMQASQFVQVIEERQGLKIGAIEEEAYKKGFISKKQLHEIANKLIKSGYGEYLLQLD; this is encoded by the coding sequence ATGAAAGGAATAGTTTTAGCTGGAGGGGCAGGAACAAGGTTGCATCCGCTAACATTAGCAATTAGTAAGCAGTTAATGCCTGTTTATGATAAACCAATGATCTATTATCCTATTGCTACATTGTTATCAGCTGGAATACGAGAAATTTTAATTATTTCTACACCACAAGATGTTCCATTATTTAAGAAACTGTTAGGTGATGGTAGTACCTATGGTTGTCGGTTTGAGTATGAAGTACAAGAAAAGCCAAATGGATTAGCAGAAGCCTTTATAATTGGTGAGGAATTTATTGGAAAAGATAAAGTAGCGTTGATTCTAGGAGATAACATTTTTTATGGATCAGGATTAGATAGGTTGTTAGAAAGTAATAATGATCCGGAAGGAGGTATTATTTATGCGTATCATGTCCAAGACCCTGAACGATACGGAGTGGTGGAATTCGATACGAATGGAAAAGCTATTTCCATTGAAGAGAAACCGTTAAAACCCAAATCCAATTATGCAGTTCCGGGTATTTATTTTTACGATAATGATGTTGTTCAAATAGCTAAGTCTATAAAACCGAGTAATAGAGGAGAGTTAGAAATAACAGATGTGAATAATGTGTACTTGGAGAAAGGGAAGTTACAGGTCAGTATTTTAGACAAGGGAACAGCCTGGTTAGATACAGGGACGTTTAATTCTCTAATGCAGGCATCGCAGTTTGTTCAAGTGATAGAAGAACGACAAGGACTTAAAATTGGCGCGATAGAAGAAGAAGCCTATAAAAAAGGATTTATTAGCAAAAAACAACTCCATGAAATAGCTAATAAATTAATAAAGAGTGGATATGGAGAATATTTGTTGCAATTAGACTAA
- the rfbC gene encoding dTDP-4-dehydrorhamnose 3,5-epimerase → MEIEKTPLEGCFIIKPRVFMDERGSFFESFNQEKFEKLTGKTVRFVQNNQSISSRGVLRGLHFQKGKFAQAKLVRVISGEVLDVAVDLRRDSKTFGEHFSIVLNETNNYQLFVPRGFAHGFSTLSERAIFSYQCDNFYHQESESGVLYKDPQLSIDWKLKDSEVLLSQKDKVLPLLGDFTENYM, encoded by the coding sequence ATGGAAATTGAAAAAACACCATTAGAAGGATGTTTTATTATAAAACCTCGAGTCTTTATGGATGAAAGGGGAAGTTTTTTTGAGAGTTTTAATCAAGAAAAGTTTGAGAAATTGACCGGAAAGACGGTACGTTTTGTTCAGAATAATCAATCTATTTCGAGTAGAGGAGTATTGAGAGGATTACATTTTCAAAAAGGAAAGTTTGCACAAGCAAAACTGGTTCGGGTTATCTCTGGAGAGGTGTTAGATGTTGCAGTTGACTTGCGGAGAGATTCCAAGACATTTGGAGAACACTTTTCTATTGTTTTAAACGAAACAAATAATTATCAGCTCTTTGTACCAAGAGGGTTTGCTCATGGTTTTTCTACTTTGAGTGAAAGGGCTATTTTTAGTTATCAATGCGATAATTTTTATCACCAGGAATCAGAAAGCGGTGTTTTGTACAAAGATCCTCAACTTTCTATCGACTGGAAATTAAAGGATTCAGAAGTTTTATTATCTCAAAAAGATAAGGTATTGCCTTTGTTGGGTGATTTTACAGAAAACTATATGTAA
- the rfbD gene encoding dTDP-4-dehydrorhamnose reductase, with the protein MKNKTILVTGASGQLGNCIRLISDKYKFNFLFKNSKELDITNKEKVVNFFEEHPIDFVINCAAYTNVEQAEKEPEKAFLINAEGTRNIAESCKKNKIVLIHISTDYVFGGKGTRPYLENDIPNPINEYGKSKLKGEEYIRELMDTYFIIRTSWLYSQFGHNFFKTILKKSETEKKLTITTGEIGTPTNANDLANFILAIIKENRKEFGIYHYSNQGQASWYDFAKEIIKVSGKLDNIVLIKTDNYPTFAKRPKYSVLGKGKIMNVYSIILVEWKNSLKSLINDFS; encoded by the coding sequence GTGAAGAACAAAACAATACTAGTTACAGGGGCATCAGGTCAATTAGGGAATTGTATTCGGTTAATATCAGATAAATACAAGTTTAATTTTTTATTTAAAAATTCCAAAGAATTAGATATAACGAATAAGGAAAAAGTGGTAAACTTTTTTGAAGAACACCCTATTGATTTTGTAATAAACTGTGCAGCTTATACGAATGTAGAACAAGCAGAAAAAGAACCGGAAAAAGCATTTTTGATAAATGCTGAAGGAACAAGAAATATTGCTGAAAGCTGTAAAAAAAACAAGATTGTACTGATTCATATATCTACTGATTATGTATTTGGCGGTAAAGGAACAAGACCATATTTAGAAAATGATATTCCGAATCCCATTAATGAATATGGAAAATCTAAATTAAAAGGAGAAGAATATATTCGAGAATTAATGGATACGTATTTTATCATTCGAACCTCTTGGTTATACTCTCAATTTGGGCACAATTTTTTTAAGACGATATTAAAAAAATCAGAAACGGAAAAAAAATTGACTATAACAACTGGAGAGATTGGAACTCCAACAAATGCAAATGATTTGGCAAATTTCATCTTAGCTATTATAAAAGAAAATAGAAAAGAATTTGGGATTTATCATTATAGTAATCAAGGACAAGCATCCTGGTATGATTTCGCAAAAGAAATAATAAAGGTTTCAGGAAAACTTGATAATATAGTGTTAATAAAAACAGATAATTACCCTACTTTTGCTAAGAGACCTAAATATAGTGTTTTAGGAAAAGGAAAGATTATGAATGTTTATTCTATAATTTTGGTTGAATGGAAAAATAGTTTAAAAAGCTTAATAAATGACTTCTCATAA